The nucleotide window ATCCAACCGCTGACAATCAACGAACCCTCACTGTCAAATCACCACCAGCCCGACCGTTGACTGACTCATCACCCACCGACACCTCCCAGAGCTTGCTGCTTGGCGTTGGCTCTCAACGAGCCGGTTCAACCCTGCTCTACCGGCTGCTGCATCAAAGCGTGAAGGGTCTGTTCATGCATCCCGTAAAGGAGCTGCATGTGTTTGATTCCCTCCATCATCTCCGTCCTCGCAAGGCGTTGCAGAGCTTCTCCAAGAATCAACTCCAGCGGCTGAGGAATCAACATGGTGACTTGGCCACAGCTCAGGCGAAAGGAAGCAAACGCCTGATCTGTGAAATTCGCACCAACACAATTTTCAGCGAACGTGACATCAGCGAAGTGAATTATTTGGATTTATTCCGACCTTGTCTGATGCATCACCAATGGATTGGGGAGGTGACTCCGGAATACATGCTGCTTAGTGAAGAGCAACTCCAGGGAGTCCATGATCAGTTCGCAGGTCACGTTGTGCCTGTGCTGATGGTTCGGAACCCTGCCAAACGGTTCCTCTCGGCTTACAAACTGCGGCACTTTTACATGCGGCCCGCCGAACAACCCATGCCTGAGAATGATGCATTGCTGAGCAACCTCAACCTGCTGCTTGATCAAGGAGAGGAGGATGGATGGGTTAGAGCTCAACTGCGCTTCAATCAGTACCGTGAAGCGCAACAACGCCTGCAAGCAGTGTTTGGAGATCGAGCCCTCGTGCTGAGCCTCGACACGTTGACGCAGCAGCCAGAGAAAGCCTTTCAAGCCCTTGAAGACCGCACCGGCCTGGTTGTGGATCGCCCCTTAGCTGAAACATGTCTGCAACAAAAAGTGAACGAGACAGATATCAAGCTCTCTCTGGACCCAGACACAACTGAAAAAATGAAAACATTTTTTGCCGGGGCCTTAGAAGATGCAGAACAGCTCTGCGGAGAGCATTTAAAGCTTTAGCTTTTCACTGCGACATCAAACAAACTTCCATCAAAATC belongs to Synechococcus sp. WH 7805 and includes:
- a CDS encoding sulfotransferase: MTDSSPTDTSQSLLLGVGSQRAGSTLLYRLLHQSVKGLFMHPVKELHVFDSLHHLRPRKALQSFSKNQLQRLRNQHGDLATAQAKGSKRLICEIRTNTIFSERDISEVNYLDLFRPCLMHHQWIGEVTPEYMLLSEEQLQGVHDQFAGHVVPVLMVRNPAKRFLSAYKLRHFYMRPAEQPMPENDALLSNLNLLLDQGEEDGWVRAQLRFNQYREAQQRLQAVFGDRALVLSLDTLTQQPEKAFQALEDRTGLVVDRPLAETCLQQKVNETDIKLSLDPDTTEKMKTFFAGALEDAEQLCGEHLKL